In a genomic window of Passer domesticus isolate bPasDom1 chromosome 3, bPasDom1.hap1, whole genome shotgun sequence:
- the RPF2 gene encoding ribosome production factor 2 homolog isoform X1, translated as MDALERVVKPKTKRAKRFLEKREPKLNENTKNAMLIKGGNANLTVTEVLKDIYAVKKPFAVLYKRKNITRPFEDQTSLEFFSKKSDCSLFLFGSHNKKRPNNLVIGRMFDYHVLDMIELGVEKFVSLKDIKNSKCPEGTKPMLIFAGDVFDVNEEYRRLKSLLIDFFRGPTVPSIRLAGLEYVLHFTAVDGKIYMRSYKVLLKKSGCKIPRIELEEMGPSLDLVMRRTHLASDDLYKLSLKQPKALKPKKKKNISHDAFGTTYGRIHMQKQDLSKLQTRKMKGLKKRPAEKSAEDGGATPKKSKSA; from the exons ATGGACGCGCTGGAGCGGGTGGT AAAACCTAAAACTAAGAGAGCAAAAAGATTTCTTGAGAAGAGAGAACCCAAGctaaatgaaaatacaaaaaatgctATGCTCATAAAAGGAGGAAATGCAAATTTAACAGTGACCGAAGTGCTTAAAGACATT TATGCTGTGAAGAAGCCTTTTGCTGTGCTGTATAAAAG GAAAAATATTACCAGGCCTTTTGAGGACCAAACATCGTTG GagtttttttccaagaaatcAGATTGTTCTCTGTTTCTCTTTGGCTCTCATAACAAGAAGCGACCTAACAACCTGGTAATAG GTCGCATGTTTGACTACCATGTGCTAGACATGATTGAGCTGGGTGTTGAGAAGTTTGTATCCCTGAAAGATATCAAG AACAGTAAGTGTCCTGAAGGGACAAAACCTATGTTGATATTTGCTGGTGATGTGTTTGATGTGAATGAAGAATACAGAAGACTGAAGAGCCTGCTTATTG ATTTCTTCAGAGGTCCCACTGTGCCCAGTATTCGTCTGGCTGGTTTAGAGTACGTTCTGCATTTCACAGCTGTGGATGGGAAAATTTACATGAGAAGCTACAA AGTGCTTCTGAAGAAATCTGGCTGTAAAATACCCAGAATTGAACTGGAAGAGATGGGACCTTCATTAGATCTGGTTATGAGGAGGACACATTTAGCCTCAGATGACCTTTATAAGCTGTCTTTGAAACAGCCAAAAGCCCTGAAG cctaagaagaaaaagaatatctcCCACGATGCGTTTGGTACAACTTATGGCCGAATCCACATGCAGAAGCAAGATCTTAGTAAACTGCAGACACGGAAAATGAAAGGCTTAAAAAAGAGGCCAGCAGAGAAGTCAGCTGAAGATGGTGGGGCTACTCCCAAAAAGTCAAAGTCAGCTTGA
- the RPF2 gene encoding ribosome production factor 2 homolog isoform X2 has translation MLIKGGNANLTVTEVLKDIYAVKKPFAVLYKRKNITRPFEDQTSLEFFSKKSDCSLFLFGSHNKKRPNNLVIGRMFDYHVLDMIELGVEKFVSLKDIKNSKCPEGTKPMLIFAGDVFDVNEEYRRLKSLLIDFFRGPTVPSIRLAGLEYVLHFTAVDGKIYMRSYKVLLKKSGCKIPRIELEEMGPSLDLVMRRTHLASDDLYKLSLKQPKALKPKKKKNISHDAFGTTYGRIHMQKQDLSKLQTRKMKGLKKRPAEKSAEDGGATPKKSKSA, from the exons ATGCTCATAAAAGGAGGAAATGCAAATTTAACAGTGACCGAAGTGCTTAAAGACATT TATGCTGTGAAGAAGCCTTTTGCTGTGCTGTATAAAAG GAAAAATATTACCAGGCCTTTTGAGGACCAAACATCGTTG GagtttttttccaagaaatcAGATTGTTCTCTGTTTCTCTTTGGCTCTCATAACAAGAAGCGACCTAACAACCTGGTAATAG GTCGCATGTTTGACTACCATGTGCTAGACATGATTGAGCTGGGTGTTGAGAAGTTTGTATCCCTGAAAGATATCAAG AACAGTAAGTGTCCTGAAGGGACAAAACCTATGTTGATATTTGCTGGTGATGTGTTTGATGTGAATGAAGAATACAGAAGACTGAAGAGCCTGCTTATTG ATTTCTTCAGAGGTCCCACTGTGCCCAGTATTCGTCTGGCTGGTTTAGAGTACGTTCTGCATTTCACAGCTGTGGATGGGAAAATTTACATGAGAAGCTACAA AGTGCTTCTGAAGAAATCTGGCTGTAAAATACCCAGAATTGAACTGGAAGAGATGGGACCTTCATTAGATCTGGTTATGAGGAGGACACATTTAGCCTCAGATGACCTTTATAAGCTGTCTTTGAAACAGCCAAAAGCCCTGAAG cctaagaagaaaaagaatatctcCCACGATGCGTTTGGTACAACTTATGGCCGAATCCACATGCAGAAGCAAGATCTTAGTAAACTGCAGACACGGAAAATGAAAGGCTTAAAAAAGAGGCCAGCAGAGAAGTCAGCTGAAGATGGTGGGGCTACTCCCAAAAAGTCAAAGTCAGCTTGA